The Candidatus Nitrosopumilus sp. SW genomic sequence TCTAGACAGAATTGATAAAGATTATGATGGAGTTTTTCATGAAGCAGCATTGACTGCAGTTCCAGAATCATTTGAGAAACCTAAAGAGTATTATGAAGTAAATGTAATTGGAACAAAAAATATTTTTGAATTTGCAAAAAAAGAAAATATTCGTGTGGTTTTTGCAAGTAGTTCAAGCATATATGGTAATCCAAAAAATATTTCCATAAAAGAAGATACAGTAAAAAAACCAATTAACCCATATGGACAAACAAAAGCAGAAGTTGAAAATCTTGCAACAAAATTTTCGAAAGAAAATCTACCAATAATTGGTTTACGATACTTTAATGTATATGGAATTGGTCAAACAGGTTCTTATGCAGGAGTAATTACCAAATTTCTTGAAAATATTAAAAATAAAAAACAATTTGTAATTAATGGAAATGGAGAACAAATAAGAGATTTTATTCATGTTAATGATGTTGCTAAGATAAATTTAGTTGCAATGGAGAGTAGGGTTAAACATGGATTTTTTAATGTAGGGACAGAAATTCCAACATCCATTAATGATTTAGCTGAATTAATGATTGAATTATCTGGTCACGACCAAGGAATTATACATGGGCCCACACTTGAGGGAGATGTTAATTTTAGTCAAGCAAATATGGAATTAACTAAAACGTTACTTAATTGGAATCATGAAATAAATCTTAGAGATGGATTAAAAAAATTAATTCAGAGTTACTTATCAAAATAAAAAACTAGTATACAGTTTTTAAAAATTTAATTATTTCTTGCTTAGAAATGGGTTTTTGGTTTTTAAAGTATGTTGAAATATTTTTTGGTTTTTTAGAACCAACATATTTTTTCGGATCTATTGATTCAAACATTTTAGGAATTATAAAGAAATTTTTTGTTTCTAACGCATGATTCATTTCAAAATCTGTGAGAAGGTACTCAGTTAATTTTTCTCCAGGTCTAATTCCTATTTTTTTAGTTTTAATTTGATTAGGTTTGAATCCATATTTTGGACCTACAATTTCTTTCATAGCATCAAAAAGATCATTTAGCCTTAAAAGAGGCATTTTAAGAACAAAAGTTTCTCCACCCCTAGCTATTTTTGTTGCATTAATAATCAAATTTACAGCATCTTCTTTAGTCATGAAATATCTATTCATATGTTCATCCGTTAATGTTAGCGGTCCACCTTTTTGGATTTGTTTTTCTATTCGTGGTAAAATAGAGCCTCTAGTATGAAAAACATTTCCAAATCTAACAGATGCAAAAATGGTTTTTGATTGCGAATGAAAAGATTCAGCAGAAAATAATTTTTCAGATAGTAATTTTGTTGCGCCCATTACGCCTATAGGATTTACAGCCTTATCAGTACTAATACATATTACATTTTTCACATTTTCATGAATAGCTGCTTTAGCAACATTGTTTGTTCCTAAAATATTTACAGTTATAGTTTCTAACGGATGAAGTTCACATCTATCTACATGTTTAAGTGCAGCTGCATGGAAAATTATATCACAATTTTTTACTATATTATTGATTTTTTCACTGTCTCTAATATCACCAATTATGTATTCAATATTCTTGAATTTTTCAAATTCTAACTCCATTTCATATAATGCATTTTCATCATTACTGAATACTTTGATATGCTTTGCACCATCAGAAATAGATCTCTTAACTAGAGCCTGTCCTATAGAACCTGTTCCACCAGTTACAAGAATATTTTTTTTATTTAGAATTGATTGCAATTATTTTTTACAATAATTTTGAATTAATAACTATTGTTCTTTTTTGGTTTTTATGAAGAAAGTAATTTTTCATAAATTTCTACATATTTTGGCCCTACAACTGACCAATCATGATTTTTAATTTCATCTAAAGCATTATTCTTCAGTTCTTCCCTTTGTTTTGGATTATTCATTAATTGAATAATAGCATTCTCTAATTCTTTGGAATTTTCAGGTTTTATAATAAATGCATTTTTCATATGAGATAAAGTATCTTTAGCACCACCAACATTAGTACATATAATCGGAGTTCCACATGCCATAGATTCCAACAGAGTATAACTTAATCCACCTTCCATTCTAGATGGTTGTATTAACAAGTCAGAGCCACGAATTATAGATAAGGTGTTTTCTCTGTTTTGATATCCCAAAAAATGGATGTTTTTTTGTCGCCTTGATAATTCTTTTACTTTATTCTCTTCCACACCTGATCCTAAAATTAAAAGATGAATGTCTTGAGGTAATTTTTCTGCCATCTCCAATACTTCAAGAATACCTTTTTCTTTTGATAATCTAGCAGCGTAAACAATTTGCCTCTCAAATTTTCGATTAGATGTTTTTGAGATTGCTTGCAAATCCAATGCATTCGGAAGAAAAAATGTATCTATTCCTTTTTGGGAATAATAATCAAGCATTTCTTTAGAAGAAACTGTTATTGCATCAACCCAGTTTAATGCTTTTCCTTCATAATCTTTTGCTGCATCTCCAGCAGTTTTTCCATGAAGAACATTTACTTGTTCATGATGAATTCCGTGTATTGCCAATAATTTTTTTCCTGAGACATTTTTCATTGCAAACGCAGATACAACATTTTGAGCATGTACTAGATCATATTTTTTAGAAAATTTTGTTTTTAAAAAAGAAGATATCATAAAGCTAGGATTTTTTAATTTTCGTATAGGAATGGTAAATGTATTTTCAGAAGATATTATGTCTACTTCATGTCCATGATTTTTTAAAAATTTTGTAAGACCTTGCACATGTCTGGCAACACCACCAATCCCTTCTTGAGTTGGAGAAATGATCAGAATTTTCATTGTTCAAAAATTAAGTTTGAACTTATTAAGGTCTTGGATTAAAAAATTCTATTACATTGTAGCTTGTGCTGCTTGGTGGAACATCTCACTCTTAGCACACCCTGCTGCAAGTTCATCACCTGCACCACGTCTCATAAGACCTCTGTATAGACCATCTTCGAGTTTTACGCCTTCTCTCTCTTCCCATTCTTCAACAGTAATAGAGTACTTCTTTTGAATTCTATCTCTATACCATTCAGGAATTACATTAAATGCACAAAATGGTACAATTCTAAGATCAGGAGTAACATAGTGAAT encodes the following:
- a CDS encoding NAD-dependent epimerase/dehydratase family protein — encoded protein: MKYLVTGGLGFIGSNIVKLLVKKGNNVDVIDNLHTGKRDNIKEVFDKVKFVKMDIRDKESLDRIDKDYDGVFHEAALTAVPESFEKPKEYYEVNVIGTKNIFEFAKKENIRVVFASSSSIYGNPKNISIKEDTVKKPINPYGQTKAEVENLATKFSKENLPIIGLRYFNVYGIGQTGSYAGVITKFLENIKNKKQFVINGNGEQIRDFIHVNDVAKINLVAMESRVKHGFFNVGTEIPTSINDLAELMIELSGHDQGIIHGPTLEGDVNFSQANMELTKTLLNWNHEINLRDGLKKLIQSYLSK
- a CDS encoding SDR family NAD(P)-dependent oxidoreductase translates to MQSILNKKNILVTGGTGSIGQALVKRSISDGAKHIKVFSNDENALYEMELEFEKFKNIEYIIGDIRDSEKINNIVKNCDIIFHAAALKHVDRCELHPLETITVNILGTNNVAKAAIHENVKNVICISTDKAVNPIGVMGATKLLSEKLFSAESFHSQSKTIFASVRFGNVFHTRGSILPRIEKQIQKGGPLTLTDEHMNRYFMTKEDAVNLIINATKIARGGETFVLKMPLLRLNDLFDAMKEIVGPKYGFKPNQIKTKKIGIRPGEKLTEYLLTDFEMNHALETKNFFIIPKMFESIDPKKYVGSKKPKNISTYFKNQKPISKQEIIKFLKTVY
- a CDS encoding glycosyltransferase family 4 protein, with the translated sequence MKILIISPTQEGIGGVARHVQGLTKFLKNHGHEVDIISSENTFTIPIRKLKNPSFMISSFLKTKFSKKYDLVHAQNVVSAFAMKNVSGKKLLAIHGIHHEQVNVLHGKTAGDAAKDYEGKALNWVDAITVSSKEMLDYYSQKGIDTFFLPNALDLQAISKTSNRKFERQIVYAARLSKEKGILEVLEMAEKLPQDIHLLILGSGVEENKVKELSRRQKNIHFLGYQNRENTLSIIRGSDLLIQPSRMEGGLSYTLLESMACGTPIICTNVGGAKDTLSHMKNAFIIKPENSKELENAIIQLMNNPKQREELKNNALDEIKNHDWSVVGPKYVEIYEKLLSS